The Aureispira anguillae genome contains a region encoding:
- the elbB gene encoding isoprenoid biosynthesis glyoxalase ElbB, producing MKIGVLLAGSGVYDGSEIQEAVFTLLAIAECGATAICIAPNEEQYHVVNHLTGEEMPEKRNVLIESARIARGNVSDLATATTDDFDALVIPGGFGAAKNLNQWAISGPEGAINADVKRLILAMVKAKKPIAGLCMGPTVIAKALEGEDINASLTVGSTEEASPYDIQGISEGMNNIGAMTAMATVEEVIVDHTNRIVTAPCYMMDASIQEVRENIAMAIIELINLANNPEEES from the coding sequence ATGAAAATAGGTGTATTGTTAGCAGGCAGTGGTGTGTATGATGGTTCTGAAATTCAAGAAGCTGTTTTTACACTTTTGGCGATTGCTGAGTGCGGTGCAACCGCAATTTGTATTGCTCCTAATGAAGAGCAATATCATGTGGTTAATCATCTCACAGGAGAAGAAATGCCAGAAAAAAGAAATGTATTGATAGAATCGGCTCGTATCGCTCGTGGCAATGTAAGCGATTTGGCAACAGCAACAACAGATGATTTTGATGCCTTGGTGATTCCTGGCGGTTTTGGGGCTGCTAAAAACCTCAATCAATGGGCTATCAGTGGTCCTGAAGGGGCTATCAATGCTGATGTTAAGCGATTGATTTTAGCCATGGTAAAAGCCAAAAAACCAATTGCAGGTTTGTGTATGGGACCTACTGTTATAGCCAAAGCGTTAGAAGGAGAGGACATCAATGCTAGTTTGACGGTTGGTTCTACAGAAGAAGCATCTCCTTATGATATACAAGGAATTAGTGAAGGAATGAATAATATCGGTGCGATGACTGCTATGGCAACGGTAGAAGAGGTGATTGTTGATCATACCAACAGAATTGTAACGGCTCCTTGTTATATGATGGATGCAAGCATACAAGAAGTGCGAGAAAATATTGCTATGGCAATTATTGAATTGATCAATCTAGCGAATAATCCAGAAGAGGAGTCGTAA
- a CDS encoding DUF445 domain-containing protein, producing MWELISNDLDIILLPFISAIIGWGTNVLALKMTFYPLEFIGFKFEGIKAIGWAGLPPIGWQGIIPSKAESMASKATDMITTKLIDVEDQFARINPTIVAKEMESSILRLAREVTNEVMTKHVPMWKLLPNSQKEKIYARAAEEIPSVIEEIMEEVKVNITDVFDLKAMAVNHLTNNKDLLNRIFLEVGDKEFTFIERSGFVFGFIFGIFQAILWVYCEAPWQLPVGGLLVGYLTNVLALRMIFSPTNPIHIFGFKIQGLFIKRQKEVSRGYAQLVSENVMTMDNVFTQMFKGAGADKLVKIIEKHSKEGIDKTAGFNSSLIKFTSGTDTYDEIKMIAVNRFIEAAPEQIHIVFDYAKQALDIEETMYVRMTNLPPDEFVNFLRPVFQEDEWKLILTGAILGMIAGCLQLLLTTVL from the coding sequence GTGTGGGAATTAATTTCAAATGATTTAGATATTATATTATTGCCTTTTATTTCTGCAATAATAGGCTGGGGAACCAATGTATTGGCCCTAAAAATGACCTTTTATCCACTAGAATTTATTGGATTTAAGTTTGAAGGGATCAAGGCAATTGGTTGGGCTGGTTTGCCTCCTATTGGCTGGCAGGGGATTATTCCTTCGAAAGCAGAAAGCATGGCAAGTAAGGCGACCGATATGATTACCACCAAATTGATTGATGTAGAAGATCAGTTTGCTAGGATTAATCCTACTATTGTTGCGAAAGAAATGGAGTCTAGCATCTTGCGCTTAGCTCGTGAGGTAACCAATGAGGTAATGACAAAACATGTTCCGATGTGGAAGTTATTACCCAATAGTCAAAAAGAGAAAATATATGCCCGTGCAGCGGAGGAAATTCCCAGTGTTATTGAGGAAATTATGGAGGAGGTCAAAGTTAATATTACAGATGTATTTGACCTTAAGGCAATGGCGGTTAATCACCTAACGAATAATAAAGATTTATTGAATAGAATCTTTTTGGAAGTAGGGGATAAGGAGTTTACCTTTATTGAGCGTTCGGGTTTTGTTTTTGGATTTATTTTTGGAATTTTTCAAGCAATTCTTTGGGTCTATTGCGAAGCACCTTGGCAATTGCCTGTTGGAGGTTTGCTGGTTGGCTATTTGACCAATGTATTGGCACTAAGAATGATTTTTTCTCCTACAAATCCAATTCATATTTTTGGATTTAAGATTCAAGGTTTGTTCATCAAGCGTCAGAAAGAGGTCTCTAGGGGCTATGCTCAATTGGTTTCTGAAAATGTAATGACAATGGACAATGTATTTACACAGATGTTCAAAGGAGCAGGAGCTGATAAATTGGTTAAAATTATAGAGAAACATTCCAAAGAAGGCATTGATAAAACGGCAGGTTTTAATAGTTCTCTTATTAAATTTACTTCTGGAACAGATACCTATGATGAGATTAAGATGATTGCCGTCAATCGTTTTATAGAAGCTGCCCCTGAACAAATTCACATCGTTTTTGACTATGCCAAACAGGCACTAGACATTGAAGAAACCATGTATGTTAGAATGACGAATTTGCCACCCGATGAATTTGTAAATTTCTTGCGTCCAGTATTTCAGGAAGACGAGTGGAAACTCATTTTGACAGGAGCTATATTGGGAATGATTGCAGGTTGTTTACAATTGTTGTTAACAACCGTTTTATAA
- a CDS encoding low molecular weight protein tyrosine phosphatase family protein: MNLLFVCSKNKWRSRTAETIFKNRNGLNVKSAGTEHSAQVRLNWKLIEWAEIIFVMENKHKTRIQKTFRDTLHEQEIIVLDIPDDYPYMDKELIQLLENSLAFYLEEEEL, from the coding sequence ATGAATTTACTTTTTGTTTGTAGTAAAAACAAATGGCGCAGCAGAACTGCCGAAACCATTTTTAAAAATAGAAATGGCTTAAATGTAAAATCTGCTGGTACGGAACATTCTGCTCAAGTGCGTCTAAATTGGAAGCTGATCGAATGGGCAGAAATTATTTTTGTCATGGAAAATAAGCACAAAACTAGAATACAAAAAACGTTTCGTGATACCCTACACGAACAAGAAATTATTGTGCTTGATATTCCCGATGACTATCCCTATATGGATAAAGAGCTGATTCAACTCTTAGAAAATTCTCTTGCCTTCTATTTAGAAGAAGAAGAGTTATAA
- a CDS encoding winged helix-turn-helix domain-containing protein, translating into MTYLELAYKVLEETQRLLWVDDIWEIAQEKGYTKLLKKTYPREEDNINQLDALMYQEVGRHNLRLIETEGLYYLTTFEQLPQLVENALYGTGISSYQDILDYNKPKHFSPSTRGFDGMVLFFVVAIGFPISLYISTTIQGSFYLGPQLLLTTAILTLCFAFMVFLYLQLTNCDISIYPDRIDFYRTFYPSHKILSLPIKNLVSIQANGLGQEDQIKSDLKFLLIEYKEGKKILQKKIRCHGYINPSPIYDPFCVLIRNFESFITLRAFLKEICQQHNLLYREA; encoded by the coding sequence ATGACCTACTTAGAGCTTGCTTACAAAGTGCTAGAGGAAACACAACGTTTGTTGTGGGTGGATGATATATGGGAAATTGCTCAGGAAAAAGGTTATACCAAGCTATTAAAAAAAACATACCCTAGAGAAGAGGATAACATCAATCAATTGGATGCTTTAATGTATCAAGAGGTTGGACGGCATAACTTGCGCCTAATCGAGACGGAAGGACTTTATTACCTGACAACTTTTGAGCAGCTGCCCCAATTGGTCGAAAATGCATTGTATGGAACAGGGATTAGTAGCTATCAAGATATTTTAGACTACAACAAACCAAAACATTTCAGCCCTTCAACCAGAGGTTTTGATGGTATGGTCTTGTTTTTTGTCGTTGCTATTGGTTTTCCGATAAGTCTTTATATTAGCACAACCATTCAAGGGTCTTTCTATTTAGGTCCTCAACTACTCCTAACAACAGCTATACTGACCCTCTGTTTTGCTTTTATGGTATTCCTTTATTTGCAACTGACCAACTGTGACATTAGTATTTATCCTGATAGAATTGATTTTTATCGAACATTCTACCCTAGCCACAAAATACTTTCTCTCCCTATCAAAAATTTGGTCAGTATACAAGCCAATGGCTTGGGGCAAGAGGATCAAATAAAAAGCGATTTAAAATTTCTCTTGATCGAATATAAAGAAGGGAAAAAAATCCTACAAAAAAAAATTCGCTGCCATGGGTACATAAACCCCAGCCCTATCTATGATCCTTTCTGTGTTCTAATCCGAAATTTCGAAAGTTTTATTACCTTGAGAGCTTTTTTAAAAGAAATTTGTCAACAACACAATTTATTGTACCGAGAAGCGTAA
- a CDS encoding TonB-dependent receptor gives MIRYFISFALLLFCSSAWAQTGSLQGQLTDEESEESLPFAPMALMQGDNQIAVVETDLNGNYNFSNIKVGSYSLVITYPSYPSKTITGISISSGQVRFMDVQLSQVVKIETTTITAKDPIVDPGKNEGGSTRDAEFIVNNPERGIGGAITSTATVNAADEGEAISSGGSRTTSNLIMVNGIPVLGGVIPIADVEIAEIQIMTSGISAQYGNATGSITNIITKDPATQFRGSIQAETSQFLDNFGASTLNAFFSGPMIAKPMINALGDTLKRNGKIVKSTILGYRFSGSYFTTKDNRPSALNTFKLSDEKLKELLENPLIANPSGTGTVYASDFLTADDLEKTNVRSNARNSYAQYSASIEFKPSSDYFFSVDASGRFDWGNIADVNNQLFNYNFNPNQKFNTIGFSARFNHTVSSTIPGNKEEEDGDLNRLQPVFQNLSYELIGSYNQTNFSREDPRYKDRLWEYGYVGKFYESRLPVIGIIDSIPIYDSAGEIIGWKEQTGHAAFFNSFDKYEANMDINPGLAAYNNLIDQPNSNPNAPTSINEMEVINGTIAGGRSSVYDLFNAPHLTNSGFSKSNSSQARANVQVKFDLVANQKSGNPMRHQINLGGTFEQQVTRSYNINPFSLWELAYQSANTHISNATDQSRPTGENYYDTETQRNYQLYDALIRKDEEGNEVAMTQFGANLRKSLGLNKRDWIAVHELTPDQMQLDWFEPTTLITGSQRIINYYGYDYKGNPLGTNVSFNDFFTATDENGIKTRPVAPNNPIYLSGYIEDKFIYKDIICRLGVRFDSYDANTSVLKDPYSITGYETAAEFESENSIYAVGQSPEYSRPTNIGDDFAVYVNDNNKDATVIGYRDGKQWYNAQGLPVNTASELGTTFVPALKGFGTAHIDPQGQNYDPNQSFRDYTPEIIVMPRIALSFPISKESNFYANYDILSQRPPQGSFASAYDYYNFREITKSNGIINNPNLKPERTINYEVGFQQALNDFSKLKLSLIYKEERDLIQIQQYTYAYPNTYLTFGNDDFSTTKSFKLEYETLRHKNLKIIANYVLQFSEGTGSNPFSAVGGTAQELKYVFALDFDQRHTLYANIDYRLKGGDDYFGPKIGNFEVFANTGLSLSVNANSGRPYTRKQIAGGLGHSSTDRNTDGSVNGARKPWNFRVGLKIDRNFVIGKNSKNPMRLNIYLRVTNLFNTQNVLDVYSVTGSPTDDGFLTASNGPGPGFAASQPQSYEMLYNLRMNDPYNISRPRRIFLGASFSF, from the coding sequence ATGATTCGTTATTTTATTTCATTCGCACTACTACTATTTTGCAGTAGCGCATGGGCACAAACAGGTAGCCTACAAGGTCAACTAACAGACGAAGAGTCTGAAGAAAGCCTCCCCTTTGCTCCTATGGCATTGATGCAGGGAGACAACCAAATTGCTGTTGTTGAGACAGATTTGAACGGTAACTATAATTTTTCTAACATCAAAGTGGGAAGTTATAGCTTGGTGATTACTTATCCTAGTTATCCTTCTAAGACCATTACAGGGATTAGCATTTCTTCAGGACAGGTTCGATTTATGGATGTGCAGCTTAGTCAAGTTGTAAAAATAGAAACAACAACTATCACAGCAAAAGATCCTATCGTAGATCCAGGCAAAAATGAAGGAGGCTCTACCCGTGATGCCGAATTTATTGTCAACAATCCAGAAAGAGGCATCGGAGGAGCCATTACCAGTACTGCAACCGTTAATGCAGCAGATGAAGGAGAAGCCATTAGCTCTGGAGGAAGTCGTACGACCAGTAACTTGATTATGGTCAATGGCATTCCTGTCCTTGGTGGTGTTATTCCAATTGCTGATGTTGAAATTGCAGAGATTCAAATTATGACCAGTGGTATTTCTGCTCAATATGGTAATGCAACAGGGTCCATCACTAACATTATCACCAAAGACCCCGCTACCCAATTTAGAGGAAGTATACAAGCAGAAACTTCGCAATTTTTAGACAATTTTGGAGCCTCTACCCTCAATGCTTTTTTCTCAGGTCCTATGATTGCCAAACCTATGATTAATGCACTGGGTGACACCCTTAAGCGCAATGGAAAAATCGTAAAATCAACGATTTTAGGCTATCGTTTTTCAGGGTCTTACTTCACTACAAAAGACAACCGTCCTTCTGCGTTAAATACCTTTAAGTTGAGTGACGAAAAACTAAAAGAATTATTAGAGAACCCACTAATAGCAAACCCTAGTGGTACAGGTACGGTTTATGCCTCTGACTTTTTAACTGCTGACGATTTAGAAAAAACCAATGTACGTTCTAATGCACGTAACTCTTATGCGCAGTATTCCGCCAGCATAGAATTCAAACCTTCTTCTGATTATTTCTTTTCGGTAGATGCAAGCGGAAGATTTGACTGGGGAAATATAGCAGACGTCAATAATCAATTGTTTAATTATAATTTTAACCCTAATCAAAAATTTAACACCATTGGCTTTTCTGCTCGCTTTAACCACACTGTTAGTTCTACCATTCCAGGCAACAAAGAAGAAGAAGACGGCGATTTAAACCGCTTGCAACCAGTATTCCAAAATTTAAGTTATGAACTCATTGGAAGCTATAACCAAACTAATTTTTCAAGAGAAGATCCTCGTTATAAGGATCGCTTGTGGGAATATGGTTATGTAGGAAAGTTTTATGAAAGTAGACTGCCTGTTATTGGCATCATAGATTCTATTCCTATCTATGATTCAGCAGGAGAAATCATTGGATGGAAAGAACAAACAGGGCATGCTGCCTTCTTTAATTCCTTTGATAAGTACGAGGCAAATATGGACATCAATCCAGGTTTGGCTGCTTATAATAATCTGATTGACCAGCCCAATTCTAATCCCAATGCCCCAACATCCATCAATGAGATGGAAGTCATCAATGGAACAATTGCAGGGGGACGTAGTTCTGTCTATGATTTATTTAATGCACCACACCTTACCAACTCAGGTTTTAGCAAAAGCAATAGTTCACAGGCAAGAGCTAATGTACAAGTCAAATTTGATTTAGTTGCCAACCAAAAATCAGGCAACCCAATGCGCCACCAAATTAATTTGGGAGGTACTTTTGAACAACAAGTTACTCGTAGCTATAACATCAATCCATTTAGTTTATGGGAACTGGCCTATCAAAGTGCGAATACTCATATCTCTAATGCAACAGATCAAAGCCGACCAACTGGCGAAAACTATTACGATACAGAAACCCAACGCAATTATCAATTATACGATGCATTAATACGTAAAGATGAAGAAGGTAATGAAGTAGCAATGACTCAGTTTGGAGCCAACCTAAGAAAATCACTCGGCTTGAACAAAAGAGATTGGATTGCAGTACATGAATTGACACCAGACCAAATGCAACTGGATTGGTTTGAACCCACTACGTTAATTACAGGAAGCCAACGAATCATTAACTACTACGGTTATGACTACAAAGGAAACCCTTTGGGAACCAATGTTAGTTTTAATGACTTTTTTACTGCTACAGATGAAAATGGGATCAAAACCCGCCCTGTTGCGCCCAACAATCCGATTTATCTATCAGGTTATATCGAAGACAAGTTTATTTATAAAGATATTATTTGCCGATTAGGAGTCCGTTTTGATAGTTATGATGCCAATACCAGCGTTCTAAAAGATCCTTATAGCATTACAGGTTATGAAACTGCCGCAGAATTTGAAAGTGAAAATTCTATTTATGCGGTTGGACAAAGCCCAGAATATAGTAGACCAACTAATATTGGAGATGACTTTGCCGTTTATGTTAATGATAACAATAAAGATGCTACAGTGATTGGGTATAGAGATGGCAAACAATGGTACAATGCTCAGGGATTGCCTGTTAATACAGCTAGTGAATTGGGTACTACTTTTGTTCCTGCATTAAAAGGTTTTGGAACAGCTCATATTGATCCTCAGGGTCAAAACTACGATCCTAACCAATCGTTTAGAGATTATACTCCCGAAATCATTGTAATGCCTAGGATTGCTTTGTCATTTCCTATTTCAAAGGAATCTAATTTTTATGCTAACTATGATATTTTGTCTCAGCGACCACCACAAGGTTCTTTTGCTTCCGCTTACGATTATTATAATTTTAGAGAAATTACCAAAAGCAATGGCATCATCAATAATCCTAACCTAAAACCTGAGCGTACCATCAATTATGAGGTAGGTTTCCAACAAGCACTCAACGATTTTTCTAAATTAAAGCTTTCGTTGATCTATAAAGAAGAACGAGATTTGATTCAGATTCAGCAATACACCTATGCGTACCCCAATACCTATTTGACCTTTGGGAATGATGATTTTTCAACGACTAAATCTTTTAAATTAGAGTATGAAACATTGCGTCATAAAAATCTAAAAATTATTGCCAATTACGTTTTGCAATTTTCTGAAGGAACTGGTTCCAATCCGTTTTCTGCGGTAGGAGGAACTGCGCAAGAATTAAAATATGTATTTGCCTTGGATTTTGATCAACGTCATACGCTTTATGCTAATATTGACTATCGCTTGAAAGGAGGAGATGATTACTTTGGTCCTAAGATTGGCAATTTTGAAGTATTCGCCAACACTGGTTTAAGCCTTAGCGTCAATGCCAATTCAGGACGCCCCTATACCCGCAAACAAATAGCTGGAGGGCTTGGTCATAGTTCTACCGATAGAAATACAGATGGTAGTGTCAATGGTGCTAGAAAACCTTGGAATTTCCGTGTTGGACTAAAAATTGATCGCAATTTTGTAATCGG
- a CDS encoding TonB-dependent receptor has protein sequence MKNIVNKTKYLLLLGCLLRSFTSIAQDIELKKQTFRGYIIDRTTQNGISGAFIELLNHSPRISAISGENGMFELKNVPVGHQRVQVELVGYYETIHSQLVVAGKEAVATIALDEKVKSFVTVEAKRSKVKDKGRFRNEKMETVDEMNPISTRTFNIEEATKYVGAYGDPARIVTNFSGMFNIDDSQNFIVSRGNSPYGMQWMIEGVPVDNPNHLATMGNTGAIFPLLNNNLLDDSDFTNGALAAQYSNVYSGVFDVNLREGNNSQHEFMAQLSTFGAEFMAEGPFQKKGASYAVAVRAGIFDLIQLVGIDIGSNASPHYYDVNFKLDIPTKKLGHFSIFGIGGLSDVALLNEGVDSSDIFAEQGIDLYINANFGLVGVKHQKFFGKQTYLKTTLSYLLEDYRSHRDTIYPDSVSPYFAVKNFRQRIGLSSILNKKISSKFTFRLGAHGYLHFISIWDRWLQRDETHSKAEDIQVLASGFFQAQYKFSQRLVLTLGVQGMYWTLNKDSWAIEPRFALNWYLAARHKLSLGYGWHSRIQSFTMSFFVQKRADGTYDTSNRALGPTRSHHVVLAYDAYLAKFWGLRANLYALYNTNIPVLSTPSSLSIANHGAFSIYPELVGWESTGEGFGYGAELSIEKFFSQGYYGLLSGAYQRSFYKGSDEIWRNSAFDVQYIASAVMGKELKIGKKKRNIIYADLRFNLHGGLPYTPVDLEASRRLGTEVLVEEQAYTERLGVYRRIDIRLGARFNHRKKRISHHVYIEVLNVTNFKNDLQVKYNVNTEQIERAKQFGFLPNVFYQIRF, from the coding sequence ATGAAAAATATAGTTAACAAGACAAAGTACTTATTATTATTAGGTTGTTTATTGAGAAGTTTCACAAGTATTGCGCAAGACATTGAACTAAAAAAACAAACATTCCGAGGATATATAATTGATCGGACGACACAGAATGGAATTTCTGGAGCGTTCATAGAACTATTAAATCATTCGCCTAGAATTTCTGCTATTTCTGGAGAGAATGGCATGTTTGAACTAAAAAATGTTCCTGTAGGGCATCAGAGGGTACAAGTAGAACTAGTTGGGTACTATGAAACAATTCATTCTCAATTAGTAGTAGCGGGGAAAGAAGCTGTTGCAACAATTGCATTAGATGAAAAAGTAAAAAGTTTTGTTACCGTAGAAGCCAAACGGAGTAAAGTAAAGGACAAAGGAAGGTTTCGCAATGAAAAAATGGAAACGGTTGATGAAATGAACCCGATTAGCACTCGCACCTTTAATATAGAAGAAGCGACGAAGTATGTTGGTGCTTATGGCGATCCTGCTCGAATTGTAACTAATTTTTCGGGAATGTTTAATATTGATGACTCTCAAAATTTTATTGTATCTAGAGGAAATAGCCCTTATGGAATGCAGTGGATGATAGAGGGAGTACCTGTTGATAATCCCAATCATTTGGCAACAATGGGAAATACAGGAGCCATCTTTCCCTTGTTAAACAATAATTTGTTAGATGATTCAGACTTTACCAATGGGGCATTGGCTGCTCAATATAGCAATGTTTACTCTGGTGTTTTTGATGTCAATTTGCGAGAAGGAAACAATAGTCAACATGAATTTATGGCTCAGTTAAGTACGTTTGGTGCTGAATTTATGGCAGAAGGTCCTTTTCAAAAAAAAGGAGCATCCTATGCTGTTGCTGTTCGGGCTGGAATATTTGATTTGATTCAGTTGGTTGGGATAGATATAGGATCGAATGCATCCCCACATTATTATGACGTTAATTTCAAACTAGATATTCCCACTAAAAAACTAGGTCATTTTTCTATATTTGGAATTGGAGGATTATCAGATGTGGCGTTGTTAAATGAGGGCGTGGATTCTAGCGATATTTTTGCAGAACAAGGGATTGATTTATACATCAATGCCAATTTTGGATTGGTGGGAGTTAAGCATCAAAAATTCTTTGGCAAGCAAACCTATTTAAAAACAACCTTGTCCTATTTGTTGGAAGATTATCGATCGCATCGAGATACGATTTATCCAGATAGTGTAAGCCCTTATTTTGCGGTCAAAAATTTTCGACAGCGCATTGGGCTTTCTAGTATTTTAAATAAAAAGATTAGCTCTAAATTTACCTTTAGATTAGGGGCACATGGTTATTTGCATTTTATTTCTATTTGGGATCGTTGGTTGCAGCGGGACGAAACCCATTCCAAGGCAGAGGATATACAAGTTTTAGCCAGTGGCTTTTTTCAAGCTCAATACAAATTTTCACAGCGTTTGGTGCTGACCTTGGGGGTTCAAGGAATGTATTGGACTCTAAATAAAGACTCTTGGGCGATAGAACCTCGCTTTGCCCTGAACTGGTATCTTGCTGCACGACATAAGCTAAGTTTAGGTTATGGTTGGCATAGCCGAATACAATCTTTTACAATGTCCTTTTTTGTACAGAAACGAGCGGACGGTACTTATGATACGAGCAATCGAGCCTTAGGTCCAACACGAAGCCACCATGTTGTCTTGGCTTATGATGCTTATTTGGCGAAGTTTTGGGGATTAAGGGCTAATCTTTATGCCTTGTACAATACCAATATTCCAGTTTTGAGTACACCGAGTAGTTTATCCATTGCCAATCATGGAGCTTTTTCTATTTACCCAGAATTGGTGGGCTGGGAAAGTACAGGCGAAGGTTTTGGATATGGGGCTGAGTTGTCGATCGAAAAATTCTTTAGCCAAGGTTACTATGGTTTATTATCAGGGGCTTATCAGCGATCTTTTTATAAAGGGAGTGATGAGATTTGGAGAAACAGTGCTTTTGATGTGCAATATATTGCATCTGCCGTTATGGGAAAAGAATTAAAGATAGGAAAGAAAAAGAGAAATATCATTTATGCCGACCTTCGCTTCAATTTGCATGGGGGACTTCCTTATACGCCTGTAGATTTGGAAGCTTCTAGAAGGCTAGGAACGGAAGTGTTGGTAGAGGAACAGGCTTATACTGAACGTTTGGGAGTCTATCGAAGGATTGATATACGTCTTGGCGCTCGATTTAACCATCGAAAAAAGCGCATTTCACATCATGTTTATATCGAAGTATTAAATGTCACTAATTTTAAAAATGATCTACAGGTTAAGTATAATGTCAATACTGAGCAAATAGAACGAGCTAAACAATTTGGTTTTTTGCCCAATGTATTTTACCAGATTCGTTTTTAG